AAGACACGAGTGTGTATTGAGTGGGGGAGACCTGCAAAAAGAGTGAGTGAAGGGTGCCAGTACCTGACGCGATCCTCATAGCCAGGGGATGCTTGCTGCCCGGGAGCCAGCTTGCCTAACTCTCCCGAGGGCCAGTGACCTGAAGGGATGTGACTGAGGGCAGATAAATTCGCCCAACTCGAATTctactaaaataatttaattacaaacAGGAATTGGCATCAGGGAGGCTAAAAGGATACTCCAACCAAACGAAGCCTCCAGGGCCTCTCCGCCTGCCGCCAGGGGGCGCCCGCGCACTGCCCACGTGGCAGCGGTCACCGAGGGGCGGAGCCGCTCAGTCCGAGCTCTCCGAGTCAGGGCCACTATCCGGTGTGGGCGGGAGCAGGGGCCGTCGGCGAGACCGCTTGATCCGGCGCGAGGGCAAGGGCAGCCTCCGCTTCAGCACAGCTGTGGGAAGGCGAGAGGTCAAGGGCAAGGAATTCAAGAGGCTGGGCACACCTGGCGGGGGCCTCGGGGGTCTTCTCACCAGCTACCGTGTCCTGGCTGTCAGCTGTGGGCCCCCAGTAGATGCTCTCGCTCCTGCGGAAGTTCCGGTGCAAACGCGTGCAGAGCGTGGCCAGGGTGAGCAGGACCAGCAGGAAGGTCAGGGCCATGGCAGCCCAAGCAGCCTCTTCAGTGCGTGGAGTGGGACCTCGGACTACCCGGGGAGGCGCTGCGGCTCGAGGAGCTGGGGAGGCCTGACCTGGGCAGGCACAACCCCCTGGATTGCCATGCCCACTGGGCACCTGAGCCTCTGTCCTGGACCTGTCATCGCCTCCAGGTCCCCCAGTCAGTAAGGAGACGGGGGCCACAGATGAGGTTCCCAAAAGGGGCTGCTGGGTCTTCGGACTCTCTGCCGAGGCCAAGGGAACCCTCAGGCCTGAGGGCGTAGTCTGGAGACCAAGGACAGCCCGAAGCCCCCTTCTCTTGACAACACTGAGAGAGCGCCACCTGGGTCCTCTAGATGTCACCTCTACACCAGGTGGCCGCCAGCTCCTCAGAGCAAAGGCCAGAGTCGGAGCctaaagaggagagagggagtcaccctctgctctgctctgctaaCCCAATGCCCCCACCACCTGGGCCCAGCACCCCTCACCTGTACACACCGTCGTCTCCCACACAGCTTCCCTCTGCTGGGGGCTGGCATCATGGGAGTGGGCCCAGAAAGAGTGTCAGAGAGAAACCACACACCCTTTCTCTGcttccgccgccgccgccgcctctttAACCAgtgggcagcccaggctggctcgaCCCAGGCCATCTCCAAAGCAGTGCCCCATGCTGTCAGCACCAGGGGCTGTGAAAGAAGGTGACTTAGATCTAAGACGGAAGAAGCCGCctgagttttcctttctctgcccaggcgGCTGCACCCTTCTGCAGAATACCACCTTTGGGCCggcggggggggaggggagatcaCGGGTTGGGACAGGATTTCACcatgtcctggaactatgtagaccagctggtctcaaactgagagatctgcctgcctctgcctccagagtgctgaaattaaagatgtgagccaccatgcctggcttgtttttgtttgtttgtttgtttgtttgcataccTTTCACTAACCACTTACCCGGTCCCAAGTGAGACTGGAGTCAGGAATGAGTGTGGGCTTAGCCACACACACATGGGCCAACAGAGCAAGCTGGAGCTTCAGCCAGGGGTGGGCACAGGGGTGGTAGAGGAAGGCAACACCATCAACCTGGAGGACAAGGTGGAACTATGAAGCCAGGCCCAGCTCCCTCCCAGAGAATCATACTTTCTCCTATCCTAGGTGCCAGGATGAAGGGGTTATCAGCAGGTGCCCTTCCACTTCCAGGAAAGGGGAAAGGCCTTGGGTACTGATGTACATTCCTTTTTAATTCACCTCGTTTTCCCCTCAAAGTTGAGCCTCTGGGCAAGACAGCATGGCTAATTAACCCTGTTAGACCCAGAACATGCTCCCTTTTGCTCCC
This Peromyscus maniculatus bairdii isolate BWxNUB_F1_BW_parent chromosome 8, HU_Pman_BW_mat_3.1, whole genome shotgun sequence DNA region includes the following protein-coding sequences:
- the Tp53i13 gene encoding tumor protein p53-inducible protein 13 isoform X1; amino-acid sequence: MVPPPPPPPRLLLVALVGLLSLCEVVAERAEEAGTRCPEGLWPLPPQVLPRVTYTPVRRGQVDGVAFLYHPCAHPWLKLQLALLAHVCVAKPTLIPDSSLTWDRPLVLTAWGTALEMAWVEPAWAAHWLKRRRRRRKQRKGVWFLSDTLSGPTPMMPAPSRGKLCGRRRCVQAPTLAFALRSWRPPGVEVTSRGPRWRSLSVVKRRGLRAVLGLQTTPSGLRVPLASAESPKTQQPLLGTSSVAPVSLLTGGPGGDDRSRTEAQVPSGHGNPGGCACPGQASPAPRAAAPPRVVRGPTPRTEEAAWAAMALTFLLVLLTLATLCTRLHRNFRRSESIYWGPTADSQDTVAAVLKRRLPLPSRRIKRSRRRPLLPPTPDSGPDSESSD
- the Tp53i13 gene encoding tumor protein p53-inducible protein 13 isoform X2; the protein is MVPPPPPPPRLLLVALVGLLSLCEVLPRVTYTPVRRGQVDGVAFLYHPCAHPWLKLQLALLAHVCVAKPTLIPDSSLTWDRPLVLTAWGTALEMAWVEPAWAAHWLKRRRRRRKQRKGVWFLSDTLSGPTPMMPAPSRGKLCGRRRCVQAPTLAFALRSWRPPGVEVTSRGPRWRSLSVVKRRGLRAVLGLQTTPSGLRVPLASAESPKTQQPLLGTSSVAPVSLLTGGPGGDDRSRTEAQVPSGHGNPGGCACPGQASPAPRAAAPPRVVRGPTPRTEEAAWAAMALTFLLVLLTLATLCTRLHRNFRRSESIYWGPTADSQDTVAAVLKRRLPLPSRRIKRSRRRPLLPPTPDSGPDSESSD
- the Tp53i13 gene encoding tumor protein p53-inducible protein 13 isoform X3 — its product is MAWVEPAWAAHWLKRRRRRRKQRKGVWFLSDTLSGPTPMMPAPSRGKLCGRRRCVQAPTLAFALRSWRPPGVEVTSRGPRWRSLSVVKRRGLRAVLGLQTTPSGLRVPLASAESPKTQQPLLGTSSVAPVSLLTGGPGGDDRSRTEAQVPSGHGNPGGCACPGQASPAPRAAAPPRVVRGPTPRTEEAAWAAMALTFLLVLLTLATLCTRLHRNFRRSESIYWGPTADSQDTVAAVLKRRLPLPSRRIKRSRRRPLLPPTPDSGPDSESSD